Proteins encoded by one window of Agarivorans sp. Alg241-V36:
- a CDS encoding efflux RND transporter permease subunit, which translates to MNLAEFAIRQRTFVCFFTVLCIIAGIGSYIGLGKLEDPSFTVKSAVVVTLYPGASAQEVELQVTDKIETRLQEMGAVWKLRSLSRPGSSMIFVDLKESTLSEELPQQWDLLRRKVNDVKLELPPTAQISIVQDEFSEVYGMLFAVHSDDASPAELKAHAKELQRRLKAVEGIKKVELHGVPQQIVNIDLPTERLAEHQLSTAQIFNQLTTQNMVLDSGSFKLGEERIRVNQSGTFESISDIQNLLLKSGVADLGTGLIRLGDIADVYLDYQTPALSQSRYNGETAITVAASPVDGINVVDLGDTLKEVIAQFTSELPVGTEVGTIAFQPDEVQKSINNFVSNLVESIVIVVAVLWIFMGMRSAAIVGSSLLITLLITLIYMLIAGIDLQRVSVGSFILALGMLVDNAIVITDMFKAKLNQGIERYQAATSSVKETAIPLLAATVIAIMGATPVLLSQTDAAEFSISVFQILCSSLLLSWLIAMTLTPLMCWAFIKPKLKQPNQAEPKLAIYSRRVLNWVVAKPFSAIACIIPALLVTALIVPKIAINFMPGSDRPILFLDYWLPNGGQTEVVSRDMKVIEKWLLEQPEVSSISSYIGASAPRFSVTVEPEPFDSSYGQVLINVSSYEAINGLIERGDQWLMTQFPNAEPRFRNLKLATKDKFAIEARFKGPDPQVLQDLSDQAQAIFKAHPNTKYVRDDWRQSSKQLVPIMNQEKMRRAGINRSDVALSIQRASSGVVVGALRQGDETLPIKIQSSDTDIAQLANIPVRSILGLHSVPLSQVVDGFETREEQSIIWRRNRVPIITAQAAVFGETPSDVRKELAEQILAIELPYGYSFEWGGEYYDEKRAIDDTLSQIPKATLMMVIIMVALFNGFKQPAIILITLPLAAIGCAWTLFFFDKPFGFMALTGAVALSGMIIKNGIVLIDQIELERKQGKGISEAIVEATINRTMAISMGALTTVLGMVPLLSDRLFDQMAAIIIGGLVVATFLSLIIMPAWYRIFYREPKTAPKEQDLTVSSELNHEQN; encoded by the coding sequence ATGAACCTCGCAGAATTCGCTATTCGCCAACGCACCTTTGTATGCTTTTTTACCGTGTTATGCATTATTGCAGGCATTGGTTCATACATTGGTTTAGGTAAATTAGAAGACCCCTCATTCACCGTAAAAAGCGCGGTAGTGGTGACTTTGTACCCGGGCGCGTCAGCACAAGAAGTTGAGCTACAGGTTACCGATAAGATAGAAACTCGCCTACAAGAAATGGGCGCGGTTTGGAAGTTACGCAGCCTTTCTCGCCCTGGCAGCTCAATGATTTTTGTTGATCTAAAAGAGAGTACTTTATCGGAAGAGCTCCCTCAGCAATGGGATTTACTGCGTCGTAAAGTTAACGATGTAAAGTTGGAGCTTCCGCCGACTGCTCAAATCAGTATTGTGCAAGACGAGTTCTCTGAAGTGTACGGAATGCTGTTTGCGGTGCACAGTGACGACGCTTCTCCTGCCGAGCTAAAAGCCCATGCAAAAGAACTACAACGCCGTTTAAAAGCCGTTGAAGGGATCAAAAAGGTTGAGCTTCATGGAGTTCCTCAGCAAATCGTTAATATTGACCTACCTACTGAGCGCTTAGCCGAACATCAACTCTCTACAGCACAAATATTTAATCAGTTAACTACCCAAAATATGGTGCTGGACTCAGGCAGTTTTAAACTGGGCGAAGAACGGATAAGGGTGAACCAAAGCGGCACCTTTGAAAGCATTAGTGACATTCAAAATCTATTGCTTAAATCTGGTGTGGCCGACTTAGGAACAGGCCTGATTCGCTTAGGCGACATTGCCGACGTTTACTTGGATTACCAAACCCCAGCATTGTCACAAAGCCGCTATAACGGCGAGACCGCAATTACCGTGGCGGCAAGCCCAGTAGACGGCATTAACGTTGTTGACCTAGGTGATACGCTAAAAGAGGTGATTGCGCAATTTACTAGCGAACTGCCTGTGGGCACCGAGGTAGGCACGATTGCCTTTCAGCCCGACGAAGTACAAAAGTCCATCAATAACTTCGTAAGCAATCTCGTTGAAAGCATAGTGATTGTTGTTGCAGTACTTTGGATTTTCATGGGTATGCGCAGCGCTGCTATTGTGGGTAGTAGCTTGTTAATCACTTTGCTGATTACCCTTATCTACATGCTTATCGCGGGCATTGATTTACAACGGGTATCGGTAGGTTCGTTTATCCTAGCGCTAGGCATGTTGGTTGATAACGCCATTGTGATCACCGATATGTTCAAAGCCAAATTGAACCAAGGTATAGAGCGTTACCAAGCCGCGACCAGCAGTGTAAAAGAAACCGCTATTCCCTTATTAGCCGCTACAGTGATTGCGATTATGGGTGCGACTCCGGTGCTGCTTTCGCAAACCGACGCGGCTGAATTTTCAATTTCAGTCTTTCAAATACTATGTAGCTCATTGTTGCTTTCTTGGTTGATTGCCATGACGCTAACACCGCTTATGTGCTGGGCCTTTATCAAACCTAAGCTTAAGCAGCCAAACCAAGCAGAACCTAAGTTAGCTATCTACTCTCGTCGCGTGCTTAACTGGGTAGTGGCTAAACCTTTTAGTGCTATTGCTTGCATTATTCCAGCGCTATTGGTTACTGCCTTAATCGTGCCTAAAATCGCGATTAACTTTATGCCTGGCTCTGATAGACCGATCTTGTTTCTTGATTACTGGCTGCCCAATGGCGGACAAACCGAGGTGGTATCTCGAGACATGAAAGTGATTGAAAAGTGGCTACTAGAGCAGCCAGAAGTGAGCAGTATTTCCAGCTATATCGGTGCTAGTGCGCCGCGCTTTTCAGTTACCGTTGAACCAGAACCTTTTGACAGCAGCTATGGCCAAGTTCTTATTAACGTTAGCAGCTATGAGGCTATTAATGGGCTCATCGAACGTGGTGATCAATGGCTAATGACTCAGTTTCCAAACGCTGAGCCACGCTTTAGAAACCTAAAACTGGCAACTAAAGACAAGTTTGCCATTGAAGCACGCTTTAAAGGACCTGATCCGCAAGTACTGCAAGACTTGTCAGATCAAGCACAAGCTATCTTTAAGGCTCACCCTAATACCAAGTATGTACGTGACGACTGGCGCCAAAGCAGTAAACAGCTGGTGCCAATCATGAACCAAGAAAAAATGCGCCGTGCTGGCATTAATCGCAGTGATGTTGCGCTATCGATTCAACGTGCTTCAAGTGGTGTTGTAGTGGGTGCGCTACGCCAAGGCGATGAAACGCTGCCAATTAAGATTCAAAGCAGCGATACCGACATTGCTCAATTGGCCAACATCCCGGTTCGCTCAATCTTAGGTTTACACAGTGTGCCACTTAGCCAAGTGGTCGACGGCTTTGAAACTCGTGAAGAACAAAGCATTATTTGGCGCCGTAATCGCGTACCGATTATTACAGCCCAAGCAGCAGTATTTGGGGAAACGCCTTCAGATGTACGTAAAGAGTTAGCCGAGCAAATCTTAGCCATCGAATTACCTTATGGTTACAGCTTTGAATGGGGCGGCGAGTATTACGATGAGAAGCGCGCTATCGACGATACTTTGAGCCAAATTCCAAAAGCAACCTTAATGATGGTCATCATTATGGTGGCGCTATTTAACGGCTTTAAACAACCTGCAATTATTCTCATTACCTTGCCGCTAGCCGCCATTGGTTGTGCTTGGACGCTGTTCTTCTTCGATAAACCCTTTGGTTTTATGGCGCTCACCGGTGCCGTGGCCTTATCGGGAATGATCATCAAAAACGGTATCGTGCTAATAGATCAAATTGAGTTAGAGCGTAAACAAGGTAAAGGCATTAGCGAAGCCATAGTAGAGGCCACAATCAACCGCACCATGGCAATTTCTATGGGCGCGCTAACCACAGTATTGGGCATGGTACCGCTGCTAAGCGACCGCCTATTTGACCAAATGGCAGCCATTATTATTGGCGGTTTAGTGGTGGCGACCTTCTTGTCATTAATCATCATGCCTGCTTGGTATCGGATCTTTTACCGTGAGCCCAAAACAGCACCTAAAGAACAAGATCTAACAGTAAGTTCGGAGCTTAACCATGAACAAAACTAA
- a CDS encoding efflux transporter outer membrane subunit yields MNKTKPLTKRKALSIMVISVLATACASSPEYQMPDAEMDSIYSDQHANQFVNQQNLEAGWWQQFNDPLLNDLVVQAQQQNLNIKMAANRVQAAQAYRSAVASFKVPTVNLGGGYTSYQLSKNDPLAGPAFGIENPISGGEFDLIERQNGGFFAGVNVSWEMDLFGRIDKQVKAAEIRGEQAEIYHQGMHTLVSAEIINNYLQYRGAQQRIAIAKRNISEQETVLKLVKSLSASGYGSDMDVAKAESALALSRAALPQLNSAESVHLNRMALVLAQTPTSLAEQLGEPEALPNFEGLIPLGLPSDLLNQRPDINIAEREMAAVNQELAASMVAGYPRFFLTGGPGLSAENFDDLFKADSATWLASIGVQWTLFDGGRNDALIDMQQQRFNNSALHYQQTVNAAFVEVETMLMAYGNSQVFAQSIDHASSQADLALSKANSLYRAGLLDHLAVLDAQRQQNLLQDAQVLAQLQTANTIVGLHKSLGGDWTMQ; encoded by the coding sequence ATGAACAAAACTAAGCCTTTAACTAAGCGCAAAGCGCTTTCGATAATGGTGATCTCGGTATTAGCAACGGCTTGTGCTAGTTCGCCCGAATACCAAATGCCAGATGCTGAAATGGATTCAATTTATTCGGATCAGCACGCTAATCAGTTTGTTAACCAACAAAACCTTGAGGCCGGTTGGTGGCAACAGTTTAACGATCCGCTTTTGAATGACTTGGTGGTGCAAGCTCAGCAACAGAATTTAAACATCAAAATGGCGGCCAATCGCGTTCAAGCGGCGCAAGCTTACCGCAGTGCGGTAGCGTCATTTAAAGTACCCACCGTAAACTTGGGCGGTGGCTATACCAGCTACCAACTCAGTAAAAACGATCCTTTAGCTGGTCCAGCGTTCGGTATTGAAAATCCCATATCGGGCGGAGAGTTCGACTTAATTGAGCGCCAAAACGGCGGCTTTTTTGCCGGCGTAAATGTAAGCTGGGAAATGGATCTATTTGGCCGCATAGACAAACAAGTTAAGGCTGCCGAGATTAGAGGTGAGCAGGCTGAGATTTATCATCAAGGCATGCACACCTTGGTAAGTGCAGAGATCATTAATAACTACCTGCAATACCGCGGCGCTCAACAACGCATAGCCATTGCCAAACGTAATATTAGTGAGCAAGAAACCGTACTAAAACTGGTTAAGTCACTTAGTGCCAGCGGTTATGGTTCTGACATGGATGTGGCAAAAGCCGAGAGTGCACTGGCCTTAAGCCGTGCCGCCCTGCCCCAACTTAACAGCGCGGAAAGCGTTCACTTAAATCGCATGGCCTTAGTGCTTGCACAAACACCTACCAGCTTGGCAGAGCAACTTGGGGAGCCAGAAGCCCTGCCAAACTTTGAAGGGCTTATCCCATTAGGTCTACCTTCTGATTTACTTAACCAGCGTCCGGACATCAACATTGCCGAACGTGAAATGGCGGCGGTAAATCAAGAGCTAGCGGCCAGTATGGTGGCTGGCTACCCACGCTTTTTCTTAACGGGTGGGCCGGGCCTAAGTGCTGAGAACTTTGATGATTTATTCAAAGCAGACTCAGCCACTTGGCTGGCGAGTATAGGTGTGCAATGGACCTTGTTTGACGGCGGACGAAACGATGCCTTAATAGATATGCAGCAGCAGCGGTTTAATAACAGCGCCCTACATTATCAACAAACGGTAAATGCAGCCTTTGTGGAAGTAGAAACCATGTTAATGGCCTACGGCAACAGCCAAGTATTTGCTCAAAGCATCGACCATGCGAGTAGCCAAGCCGATCTCGCTTTAAGTAAAGCTAACTCGCTATACCGAGCTGGCCTACTGGACCACTTGGCAGTACTCGATGCACAACGCCAGCAAAATTTGCTGCAAGACGCACAAGTGCTTGCTCAACTGCAAACAGCTAACACCATTGTTGGCCTACATAAAAGTTTAGGGGGTGACTGGACGATGCAATAA
- a CDS encoding DUF1772 domain-containing protein — translation MLEQALVMAAAVSSGLVAGIFVAFSNFVMPALARVSAKQGLAVMQSINITVLNPGFLGLFMGAALLSLALVVWQLWFSVELNLCWLAGSLCYLLGCFAVTAFANVPRNKALALIPLSDELNEQHKQQWQTYLVEWTRWNHLRSFASALAMFLFILGL, via the coding sequence ATGCTTGAGCAAGCTTTAGTAATGGCTGCCGCTGTTAGTAGTGGTTTAGTTGCTGGCATTTTTGTGGCTTTTTCAAACTTTGTTATGCCAGCCTTAGCGCGAGTGAGCGCCAAACAAGGCTTAGCGGTGATGCAGAGCATTAATATTACTGTATTAAACCCAGGGTTTTTAGGGCTGTTTATGGGCGCAGCGTTACTCTCTTTAGCGCTTGTTGTTTGGCAGTTGTGGTTCTCTGTAGAGCTTAACCTTTGTTGGCTAGCGGGTAGCCTTTGTTACCTGCTTGGTTGTTTTGCGGTAACGGCTTTTGCCAATGTGCCAAGAAATAAAGCCTTGGCCTTAATTCCATTAAGTGATGAGCTAAATGAGCAACACAAACAGCAATGGCAGACTTATCTAGTAGAATGGACACGTTGGAATCACCTGCGCAGTTTTGCTTCGGCGCTAGCGATGTTTTTGTTTATATTGGGCCTTTAA
- a CDS encoding DMT family transporter → MFFIIALTATFAYALQGVLMAKVYRQSDLLSAVAYRGLSLVFTMSPLLFLVPQSAYAGFVEQSMWLLLAASLAALANWANAIAFVRLPVGIASALSMAFTALFVGLLGELFLDESLSPMQWLMAGITLLAVLMLGASQTQNSSLKSASSAQYQPLIGIAASACYGGLMCLALILVAKLSRDSHPFLVGFSWEVMIGVVAMLMAFARGKFGGQAGMQKITLGQFKQILIFASPTVIGTACYALAMTLGPLAIAAAILSTMMVFSMLLGWWLLAEKPTLKQWVMISLVCISVIGLKIVV, encoded by the coding sequence TTGTTTTTTATTATTGCCTTAACTGCCACCTTCGCTTACGCCCTGCAAGGGGTGTTGATGGCCAAGGTGTATCGTCAATCAGACTTGCTTAGCGCGGTGGCTTACCGCGGTTTAAGTTTAGTGTTTACAATGTCTCCTTTGCTGTTTCTGGTGCCGCAATCGGCCTATGCCGGTTTTGTTGAACAATCGATGTGGCTGCTGCTAGCGGCAAGTTTAGCGGCTTTGGCGAACTGGGCAAATGCCATCGCCTTTGTAAGGCTGCCGGTGGGTATTGCCAGCGCTTTATCAATGGCTTTTACTGCCTTGTTTGTTGGCTTATTAGGCGAGCTGTTTTTAGACGAGAGTTTAAGCCCAATGCAATGGCTAATGGCCGGGATTACCTTGTTAGCGGTGCTGATGTTAGGAGCCAGTCAAACACAAAATAGCAGCCTAAAAAGTGCAAGTTCTGCTCAATACCAACCTCTTATTGGTATTGCAGCCAGCGCTTGTTACGGCGGCTTGATGTGTTTAGCTCTGATATTGGTGGCAAAGCTGTCACGTGATAGCCACCCCTTTCTAGTGGGCTTTAGCTGGGAAGTGATGATTGGCGTAGTAGCGATGTTGATGGCGTTTGCGCGCGGCAAGTTTGGCGGGCAAGCCGGTATGCAAAAGATCACCCTTGGGCAGTTCAAACAAATACTCATTTTTGCATCACCCACAGTGATTGGTACTGCTTGCTACGCCTTAGCAATGACCTTGGGCCCATTGGCGATTGCGGCTGCAATATTAAGCACCATGATGGTATTTAGTATGTTGTTAGGCTGGTGGCTATTGGCTGAAAAGCCTACGCTAAAACAGTGGGTAATGATTAGCTTAGTGTGTATTAGTGTTATCGGCTTAAAGATCGTGGTGTAG
- a CDS encoding YiiX/YebB-like N1pC/P60 family cysteine hydrolase, whose product MLKATPLAKQLKTGDLVFFSGKGLGSDIIRYGTFSKWTHVGMVLELEGYDFVTLWEAIPDSKDTCLYTKQASNGVQVVPLHQRVKQHLGSISIRQLLGGNLSGEHLAKLMQLLERLKLRHYEQDFWELARAGWEGPFGENQENLDSLFCSELVAAAYQHIGLLDKHKPSNEYTPANLSEKQLTQLNDGFYLSPEIDLFSDI is encoded by the coding sequence ATGCTAAAGGCCACCCCATTAGCCAAACAACTTAAAACCGGCGACTTGGTGTTTTTTTCTGGTAAAGGTTTAGGTAGTGACATTATTCGCTACGGTACCTTTAGTAAGTGGACCCATGTTGGAATGGTGCTGGAATTAGAAGGCTACGATTTTGTCACCTTATGGGAAGCCATTCCCGATTCCAAAGACACCTGCTTATATACTAAGCAAGCCAGTAACGGTGTGCAGGTAGTACCGCTTCATCAGCGAGTGAAACAGCATTTGGGGAGTATTTCTATTCGCCAATTACTCGGTGGGAATTTGTCCGGCGAACACTTAGCTAAGTTAATGCAATTGCTTGAGCGCTTGAAGCTGCGCCATTATGAACAAGACTTTTGGGAACTAGCTCGAGCGGGTTGGGAAGGTCCATTTGGTGAGAATCAAGAAAACTTAGATTCACTGTTTTGCAGTGAGTTGGTTGCCGCGGCTTATCAGCACATTGGCCTATTAGATAAACACAAGCCCTCTAATGAATACACGCCAGCTAATCTGTCAGAAAAACAGCTTACCCAACTAAATGATGGCTTTTATTTATCACCAGAAATAGATTTGTTTTCAGATATATAA
- a CDS encoding PEP-CTERM sorting domain-containing protein → MKQIKKITLFAMFISSMVFSQQSAATVIALDPLEDVIVSSDIFDWVWASPCSGGCSQLVDNWEYAGGLYDDALNAALGVSTWRFASALELANVPAKNLFSNGNKCAAQYFDNSHSHCDYNDPLVSTPNGGYQDTVLVRLNNLSLPAQVNEPASLAIMLLGLCGLVLRRKT, encoded by the coding sequence ATGAAACAAATAAAAAAAATCACTCTTTTCGCCATGTTTATCTCAAGCATGGTATTTTCACAACAATCAGCAGCAACGGTAATTGCTCTAGATCCTCTAGAAGATGTGATTGTAAGCAGTGATATCTTTGATTGGGTATGGGCATCACCCTGTTCCGGCGGTTGTAGTCAGTTGGTCGACAACTGGGAATATGCCGGTGGTCTTTACGACGATGCACTTAATGCCGCCTTAGGTGTAAGCACTTGGCGTTTTGCTAGCGCACTAGAGCTTGCCAATGTCCCAGCTAAAAACTTATTTAGCAATGGTAATAAATGTGCAGCCCAGTACTTTGATAATAGTCATAGCCATTGTGATTATAATGACCCGCTTGTAAGCACACCAAATGGCGGCTATCAAGATACTGTATTAGTGCGCCTTAATAACCTTTCTTTGCCTGCGCAAGTTAATGAGCCAGCTAGCTTGGCAATTATGTTATTAGGTTTATGTGGCTTAGTATTGCGCCGCAAAACTTAA
- a CDS encoding LysR family transcriptional regulator — MINIDWLQTYCTLIETGHFTRTADKLAMTQPGVSQQIRKLEQYYQQALLQREGKSFTLTEAGKQVYLQAQQTLAQLNQLELSLKQDDPYAGLCRIASPGSVGLKLYPNLLNLQVKHPDLVFDYKFAPNASIEQMLADRQLDLGFITRPSTLSELSTQVFAEEALVLVTPAQYKNPSWKELLDLGYVDHPDGAHHSQLLLSANYAEFEQTSQFKLRGFSNQIGLILEPIALGLGFTVLPAHAVAAFAKPELICASRLSHPVSETIYLVQRRYQRLAARFNLVTDIMQQCLAQS; from the coding sequence ATGATTAATATTGACTGGCTACAAACCTATTGCACGCTAATTGAAACCGGACACTTTACTCGAACCGCAGACAAGCTAGCGATGACTCAGCCAGGGGTTAGCCAGCAAATTCGCAAGTTAGAGCAATACTACCAACAAGCTTTACTCCAGCGAGAAGGTAAGAGTTTCACCCTTACCGAAGCAGGCAAGCAAGTATATTTACAAGCGCAACAAACCTTAGCTCAGCTTAATCAACTTGAACTATCACTAAAACAAGATGACCCCTATGCTGGCTTGTGCCGCATTGCTAGCCCCGGCAGTGTTGGCTTAAAGCTCTACCCCAACTTACTGAATCTACAGGTAAAGCATCCAGATTTGGTGTTTGACTACAAATTTGCGCCTAATGCCAGCATTGAGCAAATGCTGGCTGATCGCCAGCTTGACCTCGGCTTTATTACCCGCCCCAGCACCTTAAGCGAGTTGTCTACCCAAGTTTTTGCAGAAGAAGCGTTGGTATTGGTTACGCCGGCACAGTATAAGAATCCTAGCTGGAAGGAACTATTGGATTTAGGTTATGTGGACCACCCCGACGGGGCGCATCATTCGCAATTGCTATTGTCGGCAAATTACGCGGAATTTGAGCAAACCAGTCAATTTAAACTGCGCGGTTTTTCCAACCAAATCGGCTTGATTTTGGAGCCGATAGCCTTGGGTTTAGGTTTTACTGTTCTACCTGCGCATGCGGTAGCGGCTTTCGCCAAACCCGAGCTAATTTGTGCTAGCCGTTTAAGTCATCCAGTAAGTGAAACCATCTATTTGGTACAGCGTCGCTATCAGCGTTTAGCCGCTCGCTTTAACTTAGTGACCGATATTATGCAGCAGTGCTTAGCCCAAAGCTGA
- a CDS encoding efflux RND transporter periplasmic adaptor subunit: MKYSYLAIALSATLLSACSNEQTSEIGNVQLRPVKVISLSAAKQANSSYYNGVLQSSTSSKLAFRVPGTIQDILVTNGQSVSKGQVLARLDPHDYQVSLLELEAKLLEAKSAQALAHNEYQRVEQASQDNAIAPVNLNRALSGKQRADATVEVVNQNIQRAKDALRYTELRAPFDGVIAQRFAEEHEQAVPALRVFTLHQPEQLEAVIDVPENQISAFQMGQSAQISWHQSSDELNAKVSEIATVPDLIKQTYTVKLSLEKTTDDVYPGKPIQLTLAQPQLEQARYCLPHSALILDGANAKVYRVNNQRVEAVASEIVNQTQQQVCVSGDFNEADKIIVAGSRYLNEGQQVGHLLDAKEG, translated from the coding sequence ATGAAATACTCCTATCTCGCTATAGCATTAAGCGCTACTTTGCTAAGTGCATGCAGCAATGAACAAACCTCAGAAATCGGTAATGTACAACTGCGCCCTGTTAAGGTTATTAGCTTAAGTGCCGCCAAGCAGGCAAATAGCAGCTACTACAATGGCGTATTGCAATCGAGCACTAGCTCAAAGCTGGCCTTTCGTGTTCCGGGAACCATTCAAGACATTCTGGTGACTAACGGGCAGTCGGTAAGCAAAGGGCAAGTGCTGGCGCGCTTAGATCCGCACGACTACCAAGTGAGCCTGCTAGAGCTAGAAGCCAAACTGCTGGAAGCAAAATCAGCTCAAGCACTGGCTCACAACGAATACCAACGGGTTGAGCAAGCCTCACAAGACAACGCTATTGCGCCAGTTAACCTAAATCGCGCCTTAAGTGGCAAGCAGCGAGCCGACGCCACCGTTGAAGTGGTAAATCAAAACATTCAGCGGGCTAAAGATGCACTTCGCTACACCGAATTACGTGCGCCGTTTGATGGGGTAATCGCGCAGCGCTTTGCCGAAGAGCACGAACAAGCCGTGCCCGCATTACGCGTATTTACTTTGCACCAGCCAGAGCAGTTGGAAGCGGTGATAGATGTACCAGAAAACCAAATTAGCGCCTTCCAAATGGGCCAAAGTGCGCAAATAAGCTGGCACCAAAGTTCCGATGAGCTAAACGCTAAGGTGAGCGAAATTGCTACGGTGCCGGACTTAATTAAGCAAACCTACACCGTAAAACTTAGCCTTGAGAAAACCACAGATGATGTTTACCCCGGCAAACCCATCCAGTTGACCTTAGCGCAGCCTCAGTTGGAACAAGCACGTTACTGTTTGCCCCATTCAGCCTTAATTCTTGATGGTGCTAATGCCAAGGTTTACCGCGTAAACAATCAAAGGGTTGAGGCGGTAGCCAGCGAGATTGTTAACCAAACTCAGCAGCAAGTATGTGTAAGCGGTGATTTTAACGAGGCAGATAAAATCATCGTAGCTGGCAGTCGCTACTTAAACGAAGGGCAACAAGTCGGCCATCTTTTAGATGCGAAGGAGGGCTAA
- a CDS encoding lactoylglutathione lyase family protein, whose translation MNQNKQPYPRNFSHIGISVPDLEAAVKFYTEVLGWYLIMPPTNIVEDDSAIGEMCTDVFGSGWDHFRIAHLSTGDRIGVELFEFKNQENPEDNFEYWKTGIFHFCVQDPNLEELAEKVVAAGGKKRMAKPRYYYPGEKPYRMIYMEDPFGNILEIYSHSYELTYSDGAYK comes from the coding sequence ATGAACCAAAACAAACAACCTTACCCTCGTAACTTCTCACACATTGGCATCTCGGTGCCTGATTTAGAGGCAGCCGTTAAGTTTTATACCGAGGTGCTAGGTTGGTATTTAATTATGCCGCCAACCAACATCGTTGAAGACGATAGTGCCATTGGTGAAATGTGTACCGACGTGTTTGGCAGTGGCTGGGATCATTTTCGTATCGCCCACCTCTCCACCGGCGATCGTATAGGAGTAGAACTCTTTGAGTTTAAGAACCAAGAGAACCCAGAAGATAACTTTGAATACTGGAAAACCGGAATTTTTCACTTCTGCGTTCAAGATCCTAATCTGGAAGAACTGGCAGAAAAAGTGGTCGCAGCGGGTGGTAAAAAGCGCATGGCTAAACCTCGCTATTACTACCCAGGGGAAAAGCCTTACCGAATGATTTACATGGAAGACCCATTTGGCAATATTCTAGAAATTTACTCGCACAGCTACGAGCTAACATACTCTGACGGCGCCTATAAGTAG
- a CDS encoding LysR family transcriptional regulator, which produces MSVTFEQLKSMVVFAQVVEQGSFSAAAKHIGITRAVVSYHVKKLEKHLGLSLLNRSTRSLHLTEAGEQYYQRCHNIAEQAKAANLQIENLKQEPEGSLKISCPVNAGLQTIVPAINEFRRLYPKVNIDLVLSDEVVNIIQDGFDLAIRGAALNDSGLQAAKLTTLSTCLCGAPEYLNKYGRPQKPADLDAHQWVIYTAGSSTLQLSKGSRSFSIKTKGGMSTNNAAVRTAFVEGGHGLGRVPLYDALPKINAGKLEIVMPDYALQDIDVYCVFPKGAASSKKLRLLIDYLKQNLAKQESLRAR; this is translated from the coding sequence ATGAGTGTGACTTTTGAGCAGTTAAAAAGCATGGTGGTATTTGCTCAGGTGGTGGAGCAGGGTAGCTTTAGTGCCGCCGCCAAGCATATCGGCATAACCCGAGCGGTGGTTAGTTATCACGTTAAAAAGCTGGAGAAGCACTTAGGCCTTAGCTTGTTGAATCGCTCAACCCGCAGTTTGCACTTAACCGAAGCTGGCGAGCAATACTATCAGCGATGTCATAACATTGCTGAGCAAGCCAAAGCCGCCAATTTGCAGATAGAAAACCTTAAGCAAGAGCCAGAAGGCTCGCTTAAAATATCTTGTCCGGTGAATGCCGGCTTACAAACCATCGTGCCAGCGATTAACGAGTTTCGTCGTTTATACCCTAAGGTCAATATTGATTTAGTATTAAGCGACGAAGTGGTGAATATTATTCAAGATGGCTTTGATTTAGCCATTCGCGGCGCAGCGCTTAATGATTCAGGCTTACAGGCTGCCAAACTTACTACCCTAAGTACCTGTTTATGTGGCGCGCCTGAGTATTTAAATAAATACGGTCGCCCGCAAAAGCCGGCCGATTTAGATGCTCACCAATGGGTAATCTATACCGCGGGCTCAAGTACCTTGCAGCTAAGCAAAGGTTCTCGCTCATTTAGCATTAAAACCAAAGGCGGTATGAGCACCAATAACGCTGCGGTGCGCACCGCGTTTGTAGAAGGTGGCCACGGTTTGGGGCGGGTTCCGCTATACGATGCCTTGCCAAAAATTAATGCCGGAAAGCTAGAAATAGTGATGCCTGATTATGCCTTGCAGGATATTGATGTTTATTGCGTTTTTCCAAAGGGTGCGGCTAGCTCTAAAAAACTACGTTTGCTCATCGATTACTTAAAGCAGAACTTAGCCAAGCAAGAATCACTGCGGGCGCGTTAG